In Pseudomonas lalkuanensis, the following are encoded in one genomic region:
- the rfbC gene encoding dTDP-4-dehydrorhamnose 3,5-epimerase, whose product MKVVDTALRGVLILEPRVFGDERGFFYESFNARTFAEVTGIQRDFVQDNHSRSQRGVLRGLHYQLQQAQGKLVRVVQGEVFDVAVDIRRSSPTFGRWVGVHLSAENKRQLWVPEGFAHGFLVLSEYAEFLYKTTDYYAPEHERCIRWDDPDLAIDWPLVEAPQLSAKDKAGVNFKDADLFA is encoded by the coding sequence ATGAAAGTGGTAGACACAGCACTCCGTGGCGTACTGATCCTGGAACCCAGAGTGTTCGGTGACGAACGCGGGTTCTTTTACGAAAGCTTCAACGCCCGCACCTTCGCCGAAGTGACCGGCATACAGCGCGATTTCGTGCAGGACAACCACTCGCGCTCCCAGCGCGGTGTCCTGCGCGGCCTCCACTACCAATTGCAACAGGCCCAGGGAAAGTTGGTGCGAGTCGTTCAGGGTGAAGTGTTCGATGTCGCGGTAGACATCCGCCGCAGTTCCCCGACCTTCGGCCGCTGGGTCGGCGTCCATCTCTCCGCCGAAAACAAGCGCCAACTCTGGGTACCGGAAGGCTTCGCCCACGGTTTCCTGGTGCTGAGCGAATACGCCGAGTTCCTCTACAAGACCACCGACTACTACGCCCCTGAGCACGAGCGTTGCATTCGTTGGGATGATCCGGATCTCGCCATCGACTGGCCGCTGGTCGAGGCGCCGCAGCTGTCCGCCAAGGACAAGGCCGGCGTCAACTTCAAGGACGCGGACCTGTTCGCATGA
- the rfbD gene encoding dTDP-4-dehydrorhamnose reductase → MNILITGNSGQVARELQLALADKADVIALGRDQLDLANPERIRQQVRALSPDLLINAAAYTAVDQAENDQDTAFAINATAPRVLAEEAAALGIPLIHYSTDYVYDGSKDGVYNEADPPHPLGVYGSSKLAGEQAIQAVGGQHLILRTSWVYSMHGRNFLLTMQRLLQEREELRVVDDQIGAPTWAGSIAQATLELIEQWQAGNRRWGVYHLTNQGETSWFGFASAIGEQLKAAGKPCGRLVPIPSSEYPTPAKRPLNSRLDGRKLAQDWHVSLPDWRSALAECLRQPR, encoded by the coding sequence ATGAATATCCTCATCACCGGCAACAGCGGCCAGGTAGCGCGGGAGCTCCAGCTCGCCCTTGCCGACAAGGCGGATGTGATCGCCCTGGGTCGCGATCAGCTCGATCTGGCCAACCCTGAGCGGATTCGCCAACAAGTACGCGCCCTGTCTCCCGACCTGCTGATCAACGCCGCCGCCTACACGGCGGTGGACCAGGCCGAGAACGACCAGGACACCGCCTTCGCTATCAACGCGACGGCGCCTCGCGTGCTCGCCGAGGAAGCGGCAGCCCTCGGCATTCCGCTGATCCACTATTCCACCGACTACGTCTACGACGGCTCCAAAGACGGCGTCTACAACGAGGCCGACCCGCCCCATCCGCTGGGCGTCTACGGCAGCAGCAAGCTCGCCGGCGAGCAGGCGATCCAGGCCGTCGGCGGGCAGCACCTGATCCTCCGGACCAGCTGGGTTTATTCGATGCACGGACGCAATTTCCTGCTCACCATGCAGCGCCTGCTGCAGGAGCGCGAGGAGCTGCGCGTGGTGGATGACCAGATCGGCGCGCCGACCTGGGCCGGCAGCATCGCCCAGGCCACGCTCGAACTCATCGAGCAGTGGCAGGCGGGCAATCGCCGTTGGGGGGTCTATCACCTGACCAATCAGGGCGAAACCTCCTGGTTCGGTTTCGCCAGCGCCATCGGCGAGCAGTTGAAAGCCGCCGGCAAGCCGTGTGGGCGCCTGGTGCCCATTCCGTCCAGCGAATATCCAACGCCGGCCAAGCGTCCGCTGAATTCCCGCCTGGACGGCCGCAAACTGGCGCAGGACTGGCACGTCAGCCTGCCGGACTGGCGCAGCGCCCTGGCGGAGTGCCTGCGGCAGCCACGCTGA
- a CDS encoding DUF5064 family protein, whose amino-acid sequence MFKPGRIAIKQSPSRRIPGYELALDYEIEKCPQGQFVNFEMHGQIAGNPVHERFSLHRDVAYNFLHSAGLRLRKYGVMQGLERTPELRVDFEKAYADLRRRLGVEPGHPVDLDRFLLDRP is encoded by the coding sequence ATGTTCAAACCAGGGCGAATTGCCATCAAACAATCCCCCTCCCGGCGAATTCCGGGATATGAACTGGCACTGGACTATGAAATTGAAAAGTGTCCACAGGGCCAGTTCGTGAACTTCGAAATGCACGGCCAGATCGCCGGCAATCCGGTGCACGAGCGCTTTTCTCTTCACCGGGACGTGGCCTACAACTTTCTTCACAGCGCCGGCCTGCGTCTGCGCAAATACGGTGTCATGCAGGGGTTGGAGCGCACGCCGGAGCTGCGCGTCGATTTCGAGAAGGCCTATGCCGACCTGCGGCGGCGGCTGGGCGTTGAACCCGGCCATCCGGTCGATCTGGATCGCTTCCTGCTGGACCGCCCCTAG
- a CDS encoding sensor histidine kinase, with translation MTAIPTPHRPRWRSLVLLALLLAPLLWPLHHFSERYYSESLAEQNRQTLDLYVANLLGTLHRYEVLPPILADLPPLRELLASPDSTELQAEANRVLAEVRKDTGADVIYLMSPAGLTLTSSNWDQPDSFVGRSFTFRPYFREALSGKQGRFFGLGTTSRKRGYFFASPVRDADRIVGILVVKVDLDDAETLWGKTPEQLMVTDANGVVIISSRSDWRFRATRPLDNAERAAIAANQPYPTQSPSPLTLDQNAWMIQSRELRETGLTASILAPRQLVDRQVTTAVAIGGAALLTLLLLLGLMMQRRRHYLDRIALDARARRELEMRVLERTQDLEALNSRLKDEVLEREQAQQELVRAQDELVQASKLSALGTMSASISHELNQPLAAIRSYADNAGVLLDHERFDDARGNLRQISELTGRMASIIAHLRAFARRDRHAPESVALQPALDDALALVAQRRRAMDVELIRDLPDAPLWVQAGETRLRQVLGNLLTNALDALKEKPQPRRIWLSAETTADGVELHLRDNGPGFSEDALRHAREPFFTTKTSAQGLGLGLAICDSLMRALGGELLLANHPEGGALLTLRLRNAAPGVIPQPPEDLSA, from the coding sequence ATGACAGCCATCCCCACTCCCCACCGCCCACGCTGGCGCAGCCTGGTGCTGCTGGCGCTGTTGCTGGCACCGCTACTCTGGCCACTGCACCACTTCAGCGAGCGCTACTACAGCGAGTCGCTGGCCGAGCAGAACCGCCAGACCCTCGACCTCTACGTCGCCAACCTGTTGGGTACCCTGCACCGCTACGAGGTGCTGCCCCCCATCCTCGCCGACCTGCCGCCGCTGCGGGAGCTGCTCGCTTCACCCGACAGCACGGAGCTGCAGGCCGAGGCCAATCGCGTACTGGCGGAAGTCCGCAAGGACACCGGGGCCGACGTGATCTACCTGATGAGCCCCGCCGGCCTCACCCTGACATCGTCGAACTGGGACCAGCCCGACAGCTTCGTCGGCCGCAGCTTCACCTTCCGCCCGTACTTCCGCGAGGCCCTGTCCGGCAAACAAGGCCGCTTCTTCGGCCTGGGCACCACCTCGCGCAAGCGCGGATACTTCTTCGCAAGCCCTGTCAGGGACGCGGATCGAATCGTCGGCATCCTGGTGGTGAAGGTGGACCTGGACGACGCCGAGACGCTCTGGGGCAAGACCCCGGAGCAGCTGATGGTGACCGACGCCAATGGCGTGGTGATCATCTCCTCGCGCAGTGACTGGCGCTTCCGCGCGACCCGACCGCTGGACAATGCCGAACGCGCCGCCATTGCCGCCAACCAACCGTACCCGACTCAGTCGCCGTCGCCGCTCACCCTCGACCAGAACGCCTGGATGATCCAGAGCCGCGAGCTCCGTGAAACCGGCCTGACCGCCAGCATCCTCGCGCCCCGCCAGTTGGTGGACCGCCAGGTGACCACCGCCGTCGCCATCGGCGGCGCCGCCCTGTTGACTCTCTTGCTGCTGCTCGGCCTGATGATGCAGCGCCGCCGTCACTATCTCGACCGCATCGCCCTCGACGCCCGCGCCCGCCGCGAGCTGGAGATGCGCGTGCTGGAACGCACCCAGGACCTCGAGGCCCTGAACAGCCGGCTCAAGGACGAAGTACTGGAACGCGAGCAGGCCCAGCAGGAGCTGGTCCGTGCCCAGGACGAACTGGTGCAGGCCAGCAAGCTCTCAGCCCTGGGCACCATGTCAGCGAGCATCAGCCATGAGCTGAACCAGCCCCTGGCGGCGATCCGCAGCTATGCCGACAATGCCGGCGTGCTGCTCGACCACGAGCGCTTCGACGACGCCCGCGGCAACCTGCGCCAGATCAGCGAGCTGACGGGCCGCATGGCATCGATCATCGCCCACCTGCGCGCCTTCGCCCGCCGCGACCGCCATGCGCCGGAAAGCGTCGCCCTGCAGCCTGCCCTGGATGATGCTCTGGCTCTGGTAGCCCAGCGCCGGCGGGCCATGGACGTCGAACTGATCCGCGACCTGCCGGACGCGCCGCTCTGGGTCCAGGCCGGCGAAACCCGCCTGCGCCAGGTGCTCGGCAATCTGCTCACCAACGCCCTCGATGCCCTGAAGGAAAAGCCCCAGCCACGCCGCATCTGGCTGAGCGCCGAAACCACGGCGGACGGCGTTGAACTGCACCTGCGCGACAATGGCCCCGGCTTCTCCGAGGATGCCCTGCGCCATGCCCGCGAGCCGTTCTTCACCACCAAGACCAGCGCCCAGGGGCTGGGCCTGGGCCTGGCCATCTGCGATAGCCTGATGCGCGCCCTCGGCGGCGAGTTGCTGCTCGCCAACCACCCCGAGGGTGGCGCCCTGCTCACCCTGCGCCTGCGCAATGCCGCCCCTGGCGTCATCCCACAGCCTCCCGAGGACCTCTCTGCATGA
- a CDS encoding sigma-54-dependent transcriptional regulator has product MTNALDARTQVLLIDDDPHLRQALSQTLDLAGLKVLALGDAQGVSEKIEKDWPGVVVSDIRMPGIDGLELLRQLRERDPDLPVLLITGHGDVPLAVQAMRAGAYDFLEKPFPSDQLLDSVRRALDLRRLVLENRSLRLALSDRQQLSGRLVGQSPAMQRLRGQIGALAATNADVLILGETGAGKEVVARALHDLSARRDGPFVAINAGALAESVVESELFGHEQGAFTGAQKRRIGKFEFANGGTVFLDEIESMSLDVQVKLLRLLQERVVERLGANQLIPLDIRVIAATKEDLRHAADQGRFRADLYYRLNVASLRIPPLRERGEDALTLFQHFTDAACSRHGMAPRSLDSSQRALLLTHGWPGNVRELQNAAERFALGLDLALDNAPMGLPKVEGGLSEQVEAFERALIAAELTRPHGSLRSVAEALGLPRKTLSDKLRKHNLSFSGGNPADEQD; this is encoded by the coding sequence ATGACCAACGCCCTTGATGCCCGTACCCAGGTGTTGCTGATCGACGACGATCCGCACCTGCGCCAGGCCCTCAGCCAGACCCTCGACCTGGCCGGCCTCAAGGTGCTGGCCCTGGGTGACGCCCAGGGCGTGTCCGAGAAGATCGAGAAAGACTGGCCGGGCGTGGTGGTCAGCGATATCCGCATGCCCGGCATCGACGGCCTGGAGCTGCTGCGCCAGCTGCGCGAGCGCGACCCTGACCTGCCGGTGCTGCTGATCACCGGCCACGGCGACGTGCCGCTGGCGGTGCAGGCCATGCGCGCCGGCGCCTACGACTTCCTGGAAAAGCCCTTCCCCAGCGACCAGTTGCTGGACAGCGTGCGTCGCGCCCTCGACCTGCGCCGCCTGGTGCTGGAGAACCGCAGCCTGCGCCTCGCCCTGTCCGATCGCCAGCAGCTCAGCGGGCGCCTGGTAGGCCAGTCGCCTGCCATGCAGCGTCTGCGCGGACAGATCGGCGCCCTGGCCGCCACCAATGCCGACGTGCTCATCCTCGGTGAAACCGGTGCCGGCAAGGAGGTGGTGGCACGCGCCCTGCACGACTTGTCGGCGCGCCGTGATGGCCCATTCGTCGCCATCAATGCCGGCGCCCTGGCCGAATCGGTGGTGGAGAGCGAGCTGTTCGGCCACGAACAAGGCGCGTTCACCGGCGCGCAGAAGCGCCGCATCGGCAAGTTCGAGTTCGCCAATGGCGGCACCGTGTTCCTCGACGAGATTGAAAGCATGAGCCTGGACGTCCAGGTCAAATTGCTGCGCCTGCTGCAGGAGCGCGTGGTGGAGCGCCTCGGCGCCAACCAGCTGATCCCCCTGGATATCCGCGTGATCGCAGCCACCAAGGAAGACCTGCGCCACGCCGCCGACCAGGGCCGCTTCCGCGCCGACCTCTATTACCGTCTGAACGTCGCCAGCCTGCGCATTCCGCCGCTGCGCGAGCGGGGTGAAGACGCGCTGACGCTGTTCCAGCACTTCACCGATGCGGCCTGCAGCCGGCACGGTATGGCCCCGCGCAGCCTCGACAGCAGCCAGCGCGCGCTGCTGCTGACCCATGGTTGGCCAGGCAACGTCCGCGAACTGCAGAACGCTGCCGAACGCTTCGCCCTGGGCCTGGATCTGGCCCTGGACAACGCACCGATGGGCCTGCCGAAGGTGGAAGGCGGCCTCAGCGAGCAGGTGGAAGCCTTCGAGCGCGCGCTGATCGCCGCCGAGCTGACCCGCCCCCACGGCTCACTGCGCAGCGTGGCCGAAGCGCTGGGCCTGCCGCGCAAGACCCTCTCGGACAAGCTGCGCAAGCACAACCTCAGTTTCAGTGGCGGAAATCCCGCAGACGAGCAGGACTGA